Within the Rhizobium grahamii genome, the region CGCAATACTCGTTTTCGGTGCCTTCCCTCTGATCTGCATCCGCCGCTTTTTGGTTACATTGGAATTAAGCCTGCGTCCCCAGCCGGCAGAGACCTTAGCGGCAAATTTCCTTTTCGTGTACCGTTTTAACGCGGAGAATGAACGAATAGCGCGAAAAAACAAAAAATCCCGGGCCGAAACCCGGGATTTGAAGCCTTCAGGACCGGGCCTTTAGTAGCCGCCACGGCAATCGTCGATGTAGCGACGACCATATTGGTCACGGTAGTAGCACTGGCCCGGCTGTTCGGACACGCGGCCGATGACGGCGCCCGAAACACCGCCGACGGCAGCACCGATCGCAGCACCCCGGACGTTGCCGGTCACGGCACCGCCGATGATTGCGCCGGATGCCGCGCCGATGCCCGCACCGCGTTCGGTCGGTGTGCAGCTTGCAATAGAAAGGCCAATAAGGACCAAAGCAAAAATCTTCTTCATCAATCAATCACTCCTAGAGGTCGCCGGAAATGGCGGTGGCCGTCCCTGATTCTTATATTTTCGTAACGCTAGCCCGCAAACTGTGGCGCAAAAAGGAACAATCGGAGAGCGGCGGCCATTTTCCTAGACGGCAGCATCCCGTCGGCAGCACGCCTTACCCGCACACGCCGAATTTAACGCACCTCCCTAAAGTAGCGGTTGATTCTAAAGCAGGAACATCAAATGATGCCGTTTGTGCCTGGAGGAGGCACGAGGAGGACATCATGGCGAAAGTGAAACTGACGGTGAATGGCCGGGCGGTGAGCGGAGACTGTGAAGAACGCACGCTACTCGTCCATTTCATTCGGGAAAAACTGGGACTGACGGGCACCCATGTCGGCTGCGACACGAGCCAGTGCGGCGCATGCGTGGTGGATATGGATGGACAGTCGGTCAAGAGCTGCACAATCCTCGCCGTCCAGGCATCAGGCGCGGCAGTCACGACAATCGAAGGACTGGCCGGCAACGGCGAACTCCACCCGGTTCAGGCGGCTTTCAAGGAACACCATGGACTTCAATGCGGCTTCTGCACGCCCGGCATGGTGATGACCGCGGTTGACATGATCAATCGCCACGGTGGCGAACTCGACGAAAAAACGGTTCGTCACGAACTCGAAGGCAATATCTGTCGATGCACCGGCTATCACAACATCGTCAAGGCGGTGCTGTCGGCCAACGAACAGATGCACGGCAGCGCGAAGCAGGCAGCCGAATAGCTCTCAGGAATTGTCTGGCTGCCGCCGAACACAATTCTCTTTGGCGGAATGCCAGGCCCGAAACCCCATTGGGAGGACATCATGGGTGTTGAAGGAATTGGTGCACGCGTCGCGCGCAAGGAAGACAAGCGGTTCCTGACCGGCAAGGGACGCTATACCGACGACATGGTCGTGCCGGGAATGAAATATGCCTATTTCATCCGTAGCCCGCATGCGCATGCGAAGATCACGAGTATCGATGCGGCATCGGCAAGGACCATGCCCGGTGTGATCGATGTACTGGATGGCCAGCAGCTGCTCGCTGACGGCATCGGCAACCTGATCTGCGGCTGGATGATCCACTCAAAGGACGGATCGCCGATGAACATGGGCGCCTGGCGTCCGCTGGCGACCGAGACCGTGCGATACGTCGGTGACGCCGTTGCGATCGTGGTAGCGGATTCGCTCGCCGAGGCGCGCGATGCAGCCGAGGCCGTGGTTGTCGACTACGAGGAGCTGCCGGCGGTGGTGGAAGCCATCGACGCGCTGAAATCGGGCGCGCCGCAAATCCATTCGAACGCCCCTGGCAACCTGATCTTCGATTGGCAGCTCGGCGATCCCGATGCGACCGACAAGGCGATCTCCGAAGCTGCACATGTGACCGAGATCGAGCTCCACAACAACCGCCTGTCCCCCAACCCCATGGAGCCTCGCGCCGCGCTCGGCATCTACGATTCGGCGGAGGACCACTACACCTGCTACACGACGAGCCAGAATCCGCATGTCGCACGACTGGTGATGAGCGCGTTCTATAATGTCGCCCCGGAGAACAAGCTGCGCGTCATCGCGCCTGATGTCGGCGGTGGCTTCGGATCGAAGATCTACATCTATCCGGAAGAGATCGTCTGTCTCTGGGCATCCAAGAAGACAGGCGTGCCGGTCAAGTGGAACTCGGACCGCACCGAAGCCTTCCTGACGGATGCGCACGGGCGCGACCATGTCTCGACGGTCAAGATGGCCTTCGACAAGGACCATCGCATCATCGGACTGAAGGTCGACACGATCGCCAATCTTGGCGCCTACATGTCGCTCTTCTCATCGGCCGTACCGACCTATCTCTACGCCACGCTACTATCAGGCCAGTACGATATTCCCGCGATCCACGCGAATGTCCGGACGGTCTATACAAACACAGCACCTGTCGATGCCTATCGTGGCGCCGGGCGGCCGGAAGCGACCTATCTGCTCGAACGCACGATGGAGACGGCCGCACGCGAACTCGGCATCTCGCCGGCTGAACTGCGGCGGAAGAATTTCATCCGCTCCTTCCCGCATCAAACGCCTGTGATCATGAACTACGATGCCGGCGACTACGAAGCCTCCCTCGAGGCGGCGATGCAGGCTTCCGACTGGAACGGCTTTGCGGCCCGCAAGGCGGAAGCGGCCAACCGCGGCATGAAGCGCGGCATCGGCATGAGCTGCTACATCGAGGCCTGCGGCATTGCCCCTTCGCAAGCCGTCGGCTCGCTCGGCGCCGGCGTTGGCCTCTGGGAATCGGCGGAGGTGCGGGTCAACGCGGTCGGCACCATCGAGGTCCTGACGGGATCGCACAGCCACGGCCAGGGCCATGAAACGACCTTCGCACAGCTCGTCTCCGGTCGCCTCGGCGTGCCGATCGACAGCGTCTCGATCGTCCACGGCGATACCGACAAGGTCCAGATGGGCATGGGCACCTACGGCTCCCGATCGGGCGCCGTCGGCATGTCGGCGGTCGTGAAAGCGCTGGACAAGGTGGAAGCGAAAGCGAAAAAAATCGCCGCCCATCTGATGGAAGCGGACGAAAGCGACATCGTGATCGAAAACGGCGAACTCAAGGTCGCCGGCACGGACAAGGCCCTGCCCTGGTTCCAGGTGGCACTGGCCTCCTACACCGCCCACAACCTGCCTGCCGGCATGGAGCCGGGGCTGAAGGAGACGGCGTTCTACGATCCGTCCAACTTCACCTTCCCCGCCGGTTGCTACATCTGCGAGGTCGAGGTCGATCCGGAAACCGGCAAGACCGAGATCATCCAGTTCGTCGCGGCCGACGACTTCGGCAACATCATCAACCCGATGATCGTCGAGGGACAGGTTCATGGCGGCATCGCGCAGGGCATCGGCCAGGCGCTTCTCGAAAGCGTGCACTATGACGAGAACGGCCAGCTTCTGACCGCGAGCTTCATGGATTACGCCATGCCGCGCGCCGACGATCTGCCCTCGTTCAACGTCTCGCACCAGACGACGCCCTCGCCCAGCAACCCGCTCGGCATCAAGGGTTGCGGCGAGGCCGGCGCGATCGGTTCACCACCGGCACTCATCAACGCCATCACCGACGCGATCGGAAACAACATGCTGACAATGCCGGCCACACCGCAGAAGGTCTGGATGGCAGCCCGCGCGGTCAACTGAGGAGGAACAAGGATGTACCAGACCAACTATCACCGCGCCTCCGCCGTCGATGAGGCCGTCAAGATGATCTCCGGCACCTCCGAAGGCAAATATGTCTCCGGCGGAATGACGCTCATTGCCACGATGAAGCAGCGGCTCGCCGCACCGAGCGATCTTGTCGATCTCCGGCATATCCCGGCGATGAAGGGTATCAAGATCGATGGTCGCAAGGTCACCATCGGGGCGGCAACGCCGCATGCCGAAGTGGCTGCTTCGGCAGCCTTACGGGCAATCTGCCCCGCACTCTGCGATCTCGCCGGCATGATCGGCGATCCGCACGTCCGCCATATGGGAACCATCGGCGGATCGGTCGCAAACAACGATCCCGCCGCGGACTACCCTTCCGCCATGCTGGCGCTAAATGCACGCATCGCCACCAACAAGCGGGAGATCGACGCCGGCGACTTCTTTACCGGTCTATTCGAAACGGCCTTGGAAGAGGGCGAACTGATTACCTCGATCAGCTTCGAAGCGCCTGACAAGGCGGGCTACGCCAAGTTTCCAAATCCGGCATCACGCTATGCGATGACGGGCGTGTTCGTCGCCAAGGGCTCCGGCGGTGTGCGGGTCGCGGTAACAGGCGCGGGAAGCAACGGCGTCTTTCGCGAGAGCGCAATCGAATCGGCGTTGAACGGCAACTGGTCATCGGGCGCGCTCTCAAACATCACTGTGGACGCCTCAAAGCTGATGTCGGATCTTCACGCCAGCGCCGAATATCGTGCAAACCTGGTCAAGGTCATGGCGAAGAGGGCAGTCACCAGCGCCGCGTGACATCAATTGGTGATCGCGAGCTCAGGGTTCGCGATCACCATCAAACACAGGCGAAAACAGGCAATTTCAAATTAAAATAATTCAAGACTATGGGCCTTTTGCCGCACATGATGCTAAAGCAGGAGGCAAGGGTTGACGTGCGCGCGCTGGTTCGCAAAAAACGCTCGCACGATACTGGAGCATATGATGGATTTCGAAGCATTCTTCAAAGACGAGCTGGATGGCCTGCACAATGAAGGCCGCTATCGCGTTTTTGCCGATCTTGAGCGTCACCGCGGCGGCTTTCCACGCGCCACCCGCCATACCCGGATGGCCCGAAGGACGTGACGGTCTGGTGTTCCAACGACTATCTCGGCATGGGACAGAACGCCAAGGTCATCGAGGCGATGAAGAATGCCATCGACCACTGTGGCGCGGGTGCGGGAGGCACCCGGAATATCTCTGGCACCAACCACTCACACGTTCTTCTCGAACGCGAGCTTGCCGATCTGCACGGCAAGGAATCCGCGCTGATCTTCACCTCGGGGTACATTTCCAACTGGGCGGCCCTCGGCACGCTCGGCGCCAAGATCCCTGGCCTCATCATCTTCTCCGATGCGCTGAACCACGCCTCGATGATCGAAGGCATTCGCTATGCCAAGTGCGAGAAGGTGATCTGGAAGCACAACGACGTGCAGGATCTCGAAGCAAAGCTCGCAGCCGCCGATCCGAAGGCACCGAAGCTGATCGCCTTCGAGTCGGTCTATTCGATGGATGGAGACATCGCACCGATCAAGGAAATCTGCGACATCGCCGAAAAGTATGGCGCGATGACCTATCTGGATGAAGTGCATGCCGTCGGCATGTACGGCCCGCGCGGCGGCGGCATCGCCGAGCGCGAAGGCCTGATGGATCGCCTGACTGTTATCGAAGGCACGCTCGGCAAGGCTTTCGGTGTAATGGGCGGCTACATCGCCGCGTCGACGGCGCTCTGCGATTTCATCCGCTCCTTCGCATCCGGCTTCATCTTCACGACCGCACTTCCGCCGGCTCTTGCCGCAGGCGCGGTTGCCTCGATCCAGCATCTGAAGGTCAGCCCCTTCGAGCGCGCGCGCCATCAGGACCGCGTCCGCACGTTGAGAGCTCTTCTCGACAAGCGCGGCATCCCGCATATGCCGAACCCCAGCCATATCGTGCCTGTCATGGTTGGCGACGCCGCAAAGTGCAAATGGATCTCGGACCTGCTGCTCGACAACTGTGGTGTCTACGTGCAGCCGATCAACTATCCGACGGTGCCGAAGAAGACCGAGCGCCTGCGTATCACGCCGACACCGCTTCACACGGATGCCGACATCGAGCATCTCGTCGAAGCGCTGCACTCGCTGTGGTCGCGCTGCGCGCTGGCCCGTCACGTCGCCTGACGTTCGACAGAAAGATCGTTGCTTAGTTTATGAGCCCGGCAGCCCGCTGCCGGGCTTCTTTGTCGACTGCAAAGACGTCATCCATGGAAGACGCAGCCGGCAGGCCGGCAAGCTGGTCCATGACCGTTTCGGTAACGTCGGCCATCGACAGGAATGACAGCCGGCCCTCGATGAAGGCCTCGAGCGCCACTTCCTTCGCCGCGTTCAGGACGGCACCCTGGACCCCGTCGCGGACCATCGCCAGGCGGGCAAGCCGCAATGCCGGGAATCGTTTCTCGTCGGGCGCCTCGAAGTCGAGACGCGACAGTTTGGCAAAATCGAGCCGCTCGATCGGCAGGTTGGGACGCAGCGGATGGGCGAGCGCGTAACCGATCGCCGTGCGCATATCAGGCGCTCCGAGCTGGGCCAGAACCGAACCGTCAGTGTAGCCGACCATCGAATGAATGACCGACTGCGGATGAACGATGACTTCGATCTGCTCCGGCGAAAGACCGAACAGATGCTTCGCCTCGATCATCTCGAGCGCCTTGTTGAACATCGACGCGCTGTCGATCGAGATCTTCAAACCCATCGACCAGTTAGGATGGGCGCGCGCGGTCTCCACGGTCACGTTCGCCATCTCCTCGATCGACGAATTGCGGAAAGGGCCGCCCGAAGCCGTCAGAATGATGCGCTCGACAGCGTGACGCTGGTTCTCTTCCAGAACCTGGAAGATCGCATTGTGCTCGCTATCGACGGGAAGCAGCTTGCCGCCACCGCGACGAACGGAGTCCACGAACAGCCCGCCGGCGGAAACGAGGCACTCCTTGTTGGCGAGCGCGATATCCGCACCCTTGCGCGCGGCAGCGAGGGTCGGCGCGAGACCCGCCGTCCCGACGATCGCCGCCATCACCCATTCGGCCTCGAGAT harbors:
- a CDS encoding YMGG-like glycine zipper-containing protein, with product MKKIFALVLIGLSIASCTPTERGAGIGAASGAIIGGAVTGNVRGAAIGAAVGGVSGAVIGRVSEQPGQCYYRDQYGRRYIDDCRGGY
- a CDS encoding (2Fe-2S)-binding protein; translated protein: MAKVKLTVNGRAVSGDCEERTLLVHFIREKLGLTGTHVGCDTSQCGACVVDMDGQSVKSCTILAVQASGAAVTTIEGLAGNGELHPVQAAFKEHHGLQCGFCTPGMVMTAVDMINRHGGELDEKTVRHELEGNICRCTGYHNIVKAVLSANEQMHGSAKQAAE
- a CDS encoding xanthine dehydrogenase family protein molybdopterin-binding subunit, which encodes MGVEGIGARVARKEDKRFLTGKGRYTDDMVVPGMKYAYFIRSPHAHAKITSIDAASARTMPGVIDVLDGQQLLADGIGNLICGWMIHSKDGSPMNMGAWRPLATETVRYVGDAVAIVVADSLAEARDAAEAVVVDYEELPAVVEAIDALKSGAPQIHSNAPGNLIFDWQLGDPDATDKAISEAAHVTEIELHNNRLSPNPMEPRAALGIYDSAEDHYTCYTTSQNPHVARLVMSAFYNVAPENKLRVIAPDVGGGFGSKIYIYPEEIVCLWASKKTGVPVKWNSDRTEAFLTDAHGRDHVSTVKMAFDKDHRIIGLKVDTIANLGAYMSLFSSAVPTYLYATLLSGQYDIPAIHANVRTVYTNTAPVDAYRGAGRPEATYLLERTMETAARELGISPAELRRKNFIRSFPHQTPVIMNYDAGDYEASLEAAMQASDWNGFAARKAEAANRGMKRGIGMSCYIEACGIAPSQAVGSLGAGVGLWESAEVRVNAVGTIEVLTGSHSHGQGHETTFAQLVSGRLGVPIDSVSIVHGDTDKVQMGMGTYGSRSGAVGMSAVVKALDKVEAKAKKIAAHLMEADESDIVIENGELKVAGTDKALPWFQVALASYTAHNLPAGMEPGLKETAFYDPSNFTFPAGCYICEVEVDPETGKTEIIQFVAADDFGNIINPMIVEGQVHGGIAQGIGQALLESVHYDENGQLLTASFMDYAMPRADDLPSFNVSHQTTPSPSNPLGIKGCGEAGAIGSPPALINAITDAIGNNMLTMPATPQKVWMAARAVN
- a CDS encoding FAD binding domain-containing protein — its product is MYQTNYHRASAVDEAVKMISGTSEGKYVSGGMTLIATMKQRLAAPSDLVDLRHIPAMKGIKIDGRKVTIGAATPHAEVAASAALRAICPALCDLAGMIGDPHVRHMGTIGGSVANNDPAADYPSAMLALNARIATNKREIDAGDFFTGLFETALEEGELITSISFEAPDKAGYAKFPNPASRYAMTGVFVAKGSGGVRVAVTGAGSNGVFRESAIESALNGNWSSGALSNITVDASKLMSDLHASAEYRANLVKVMAKRAVTSAA
- the dxr gene encoding 1-deoxy-D-xylulose-5-phosphate reductoisomerase, whose product is MITGRQAPRRLSIFGSTGSIGKNTIDVVDHLGGPENFEISALTGNENIALLADQARALRPALVVTASDSQYEALKSALAGSGIAVAAGQTGLMEAADLEAEWVMAAIVGTAGLAPTLAAARKGADIALANKECLVSAGGLFVDSVRRGGGKLLPVDSEHNAIFQVLEENQRHAVERIILTASGGPFRNSSIEEMANVTVETARAHPNWSMGLKISIDSASMFNKALEMIEAKHLFGLSPEQIEVIVHPQSVIHSMVGYTDGSVLAQLGAPDMRTAIGYALAHPLRPNLPIERLDFAKLSRLDFEAPDEKRFPALRLARLAMVRDGVQGAVLNAAKEVALEAFIEGRLSFLSMADVTETVMDQLAGLPAASSMDDVFAVDKEARQRAAGLIN